In the genome of Candidatus Poribacteria bacterium, the window TTCTGCACTACGTCGCAGATCCCGGGATGACGTTGCTCTCTTATTCCGCACCGCTCTTGTGGTGCCTCGGCTACCCGACACAAGCAGAAGCTCGACTTCATGAAGCCACAGCGATCGGTAAAGATAGGAATCATCCTTTTAGTGACGCCGTTTTGCTCCATTTTAAAATCGTGCTTTATCAGTACGAAGGCAATGTAGAAAACGTCAATACCGCCGCAACAGAAATGTTAGCGATATGTCAGGAACACGGATTCTCTGGATGGGAAGCCGCTGCAACAGTAATGAAAGGATGGGTACTCGCTGAACAAAACCGTTCAGAAGAAGGCATAGCCATGATCTGCAAAGGCATCGCAGCATGGAAAAAAACGCGGGCTGAAATGCTTCTACCGCTCTTTCTCGCCCGCCTCGCGCAAGCATACCAACGTGCCGGACAGCTGAGTTTAGCCCTGCAGACCCTTGACTCCGCACGCACTATCGTCAATCAAACCGGAGAGCGAACCCACGCCGCCGAACTCGCCCGTCAACAAGGCGAGCTCTATCTCATGCTCTCGAAGAAAAGCAAAACCGCAAACGAGGAAAGCACCACAACCAAGCAAGCGGAAAACTACTTTCAAAACGCATTGACAATCGCACGGCAACAAAACGCGAAATCTTGGGAACTCCGAGCCGCTCTCAGTTTATGCGAACTCTGGATGGCGCAAAATCGCTACCAAGACGCTTATGCAGTGTTGGAGCCGATATATACTTGGTTCACAGAAGGATTTGACACCAAAAACCTTAAACGCGCCAGAAATCTTTTAAAGGAGTTGGAGGTTAGCAGACATAGCACAATTCCTTAAAATCAAATAACCGTGCATCAGATCATCTTTGTCTTGCGTTTAAAACAAAAAAGAAGGTATAATTTTATGAGACTTGGTGTTGTTGGACTCTGCGGAGACTTCCGCACACTTACATCGGATGAAATCGAAAAAATTAAGGCACTGGAATTTACCGGCTTAAGTTTCCATTTCCGCAGTGCGGAGATTCCGACTGTGCCACTAGATGCCTGCTCGCGCTGCGTGCGGATGTTAGAAGATGCGAACTTCGATCTCGTGCAATTCGGCATCACCTATGAGGAATGCCTTTTTCACCCAGATGCCGCCGTGCGCGAAGCCGCAATCGCAAGCGTCCAACGCGGTATGGCAACTGCGGCTTCTCTCAACGCGCACCACTACCTGTTTCGTCCGGGAAGCCTAAATCCTGACGGTGCTTGGACATCGCATCGAGACAATCATCTCCCAGAATCAATGGAACGCTTGATTGAAACGCTGAAACCGATCGCAGCACATGCTGAACAACACGAATTGACACTCGTAATGGAAACACATGCCGTTTCAATTATGGGTTCACCAGAAATCTGTCGAGAAGTTGTGGAACGTGTCGGCTCCGACCGACTTCGCATTGTTATGGATTTCGTCAACCATTTTCAAACGCTATTACAAGTTTATAATAGCGAAGAGAGACTCAACCATATTTTTGGCGTGATGGGTCCCGTCGCACCCATGGCACATATCAAAGACATTAGCGTACAGAACGGTCTGGTCCTTCACCTGAATGAAGAAGTGCCCGGTGAAGGCGAATTGGAACTCGGCGTGGCACTGAAGCGTTTTGATGAACTTTATCCCGATGGCTATGGACTTATAGAACACCTCCCGGCGGAGAAGATTCCGCTCGCGAACGCGAATGTCCGGCGAATCGCCACTGAAAACGGAGTACGCATCTATTAATCGAGGAGTCGCATGATGTTTAAAAGCCTAAAAAGACGAAACCTTTTAGGACATCGCCTACGGTTTTCTCATATTAATACATCCATCTTCGTCCTAATTCTCGCCTTGTTTTTCCTCTTACCCCCGGCAATAGGACAAGAATCAAACGTCGTCGAGGAAGCACAGAAACAGGTCCGCAGCTGGTGGGCAAACTCGCAAGTTTACGTCGGGGTTATTATCCTTGTCTTTGCGATAAGCAGTATCGGGTACCTGATTAGACTTTTTAAGAAAGACAAACTCCTAAAGAAACTTCTTGACAAATACGTCGTCTTCCAGATGAAAGACGGACAGCGGTACCGAGGCACCATGCGGCTTGAGTTCACAGGCATGGAAATTATCTCTGAGGAGTCGCGTCAACGCGGGCACGCACCGAGTTATATCTTCAAGAGCGAGGAACGTGAGGCAGGGATTGTCGCTTACATCCGCTATCTCGATTCAATGAACACCAGCGAATTGCGCGAACGTGCTTGGGAACTTGAACGCGTCTACCACCCACCCCTCTTTTACAAAATCGGACGGAAAATCCGAAACATGTTCATTGCCCTCAGGGAAGCACTCGACGAAGCCATTAGCATGGTATGGAAAAGTTTCAGAAGAGGCGCCGACGCGCGATTGACAAGATACAGTGAAGCCTACCAAACCGCAGCAGATGGCGACTTTGAAAAAAGACTTCAAGAACTTGAAGACGAATCCGCCAGTTACCTGGAGCAGGAAAGCTACGAACGCCTCATCGAACGCCTCATCGGCACACGCGTCAAAGTCCGAGTCCGCGTCGGCGAGGACAACACAGAATACACAGCTATTCTTAAGGACTATAACAACAAACACATCGCATTGATGAATGTAAAGGATAAGGACAACAACGGTTATAAAGATGAATGGGAATATGAATGCGAATTTAAGAAGAATCTTGACAAACTCAATGTTCGCGACGACCGAGGCTTGCGGTGTCGTGCCGAGGGTAACACAATCATCTTTGAGAACAATACGCCGTATCCGATCCAACTCGGTCGTATCCATTTGTGGGAGGACGCGCCGAGATGGGAAAAGGACTACAAGTATGAACACCATATCCCTGCTTTTAGCATTCAAGAGTTTCCACTGGATGTCATCGTTAATCGTAAAGTGAAACCCTTTGATAGGGTTTCAACCCGACATCGGCACGCTATCCGCAATTATAAAAAAATCTTTTTCAAATTTCGCTCTTTTCGCGACGCAGACATCGTCTTCCCTCGCCGCTATTGCACAATCGTCGAAAGCGCAGAGAAATATCAACCCGAACTTTTCAGTCTTACCGGCTTGACAGACGCAATCCTCGACATGCGCGACACAGAGGACATCGCCATCACCGACAAAGACGGCGAACCCATTCACGGCATCAACGTCGTTCACGGATACGTCACAAATATTAACGAAGAACGGATTGATTTGAAGTCGATCGACGCAAGTTACAGTCGGCGGTGGAATGTTGAGAACGCCTTTCGCCACTTCGATAACAAACTCCGCCACGGATTCTCTATCTACAGGAGACTCCTACCCACAAATCGAGGTCGGATCGCAGCATATACCACCATTATTGAGCAGATACATAACAATCCCATTCGGCATGCCGCGTTGGGATCGCTCGCTTATCCGCAAACACGCAACTTAAACACCGCCGAACAGCGAAAACGGAGTTTACAGCGGGCACGAAATCGAATCTTGGGATACGTAGATGCCACTATCAACGGGAAACTTTGGAAACCGGAAAATGGCACTGCCAAAAGTTCCAGTAAAATACGTTCAGAAGTCCAAATCGCGATGCCACTCAAACTCATGGCATTTACTGGAAACACGTCTACCGTGGAGTTCCCTGTCCTCGAACGTTTTGAATATGTTCAAGGACACCATATAATTTATGATCACGTCCAAAACTTGCGGACCGACAAACTCGCAAAGACTGACATTTTATGGATCGGCAATGGGGAAATCTACAAATCTGGCTACCGTCTGAACATCGATGCCGAACACCGGATTAAAAACTTCGTCAGTCAAGGCGGTATCGTCCTCGTCTCCGGGCAAGACATTAAAGCCAGTGCTAAACAGCGACGCGGCACCGGGTGGATTCCAGAACCGCTGACCGGCATCGAATGCGAAGAAACCTATGAACTCTTTCCCACACCACAGGGTAAACGTTCTCGTATCTTCCAATCGCCGAACCCATTGAACGGGAACCATCAAACCTACCAACAAGCTATGGATCAACCACTTATCCGACTGGATGATATGTGGTTAGACCCGCTCGGAAAATGGACATCTCTCGCCAAAACGAATACCGCTGCCGCTGGATTACCGAGCAACGGTTTTGAAAACGCATCCCCGCTCCTGCTACTTCCTTTCCAGAAAGGCTTATACATCGTCACAAGCCTGAAAAATGAGACAGAAGAGGATGTGCAAATTAACGATAAAATTATGGAAAATCTACTTCATTTCTCCGTCAAATGGCTCGACCGACAAAAAGGCAGTTAGTAGTTCGCGCTTCGCGTACGGCTATTCGCTTATCGCGGTTCACGGTCCGCGGTCTGCGGTTTTCGATTTACGAATGCGTGCCAACAAAAGGTCAGTAAATTCCGCCTCCCCTCCTGTAATAACCAACGCAACTACTAATACAACTATCGGAAGTTCCTGATGCGCCACAACAGACATCAATTTCCATGCATCTTTTTGCGTTGTAACGACCAAATCCGCCTTCGCTGCCCGAAACGCCGCACCTATCCGCTGCGTATCAGCTCCCACATAGACGTGATGGTCAGGAAACGCCAAGAGTTCAACGCTTGCCGGAGAACACCGCATGAGAGTCCCCACAAAAGCGTCTGGGTTCCCAATGCCACAGACCGCAAGAAGCCGTTTTCCTTTGAGCATCCCTACATCCTGACGTTCTCCACTACCCTCACGGAGCAACCTTTGTAGCGCAAACTTTCCAGTTTGCGAGCCAAGTTGATGTTCTCCACTGTGCTCACGGCGCAACGGATAGAGGCACGTCGGCTGATGAACACTCTCCAAAACCAATGTGTCCGGTGCTAACCGTT includes:
- a CDS encoding sugar phosphate isomerase/epimerase gives rise to the protein MRLGVVGLCGDFRTLTSDEIEKIKALEFTGLSFHFRSAEIPTVPLDACSRCVRMLEDANFDLVQFGITYEECLFHPDAAVREAAIASVQRGMATAASLNAHHYLFRPGSLNPDGAWTSHRDNHLPESMERLIETLKPIAAHAEQHELTLVMETHAVSIMGSPEICREVVERVGSDRLRIVMDFVNHFQTLLQVYNSEERLNHIFGVMGPVAPMAHIKDISVQNGLVLHLNEEVPGEGELELGVALKRFDELYPDGYGLIEHLPAEKIPLANANVRRIATENGVRIY